TGATGTCGAAAAAATAAATTTCTAATTGCCACAGGAAGAGACAAGGAATATGTGTGTAAATTAAAAGAAAAATATGATTTTAATTACGAATATATGATTGTGAACAATGGCGCTACCTTATATAAAAATGAAAAGCTAATTTTTAATATTGAAATAGATATGAATAAAAGAACTAAAATAATAGAAGCTTTGAAAAGAATTAAAGGCAATTTTGGAATTAGACTCGTTGATGATAAAAATAGCTTTACTTATAAAAATTTTGAAAGTAAATTAATGGATAGCATGGTCATGGATTGGTGAATAAATTTAAATCAAGATTTTTTAGCACTTGAAAAAATTATTCTAAAAAATAAATATTTAAATACAATTTGCTTATTTTTAGAAAATGAGGATGTTAGTGAACCAATAAGTTTATTTAAAAATATTGGTAATCTAAAAATAATGAACACTGAAAAACATCTTTTGGAAATAGTTAATAGCAATACATCTAAAAGTAAAGGGATTTTGTATTTAAAAAATAAATACAAAATAAAGGAATGTAATTTATTTGTTACTGGAAACGATATAAATGATGTTGAAATGTTAAAAGACTTTAAAAATTCATTTGTTTTAAACACAAGCTTGCCAGAAGTATTAAAAACTGGAAAACATATTATAGAAAGCGTAATTGAAATTAAAAATTACTTAAATGTTGAGGAATAGAAAATGAAATGATGAATATCAGATTTTGATGGGACTTTAACTCTAAATCCTAAAACAGAAGAAATAAACAAAGAAGATATGGATTTTATAAATGAATGATCGAATAAAAATAACTTTATAATAGCTACTGGAAGAGACGTTTCATATATTAATAATTTAATTAAAAAATATAATTTTAAAATCTCTTATAAGATAGCAAATAATGGTGCTGCTTTATATAAAGGAGATGAAGTTATTTTTAATAAACCAATTTTAATGAACCAAAGAAAAGAAATTTATAAAATTTTGAAAAAACTGCATAATTTTGCTGGAATTAAAATAGCAGATCATAAGGTTTGTTTTATTCTTTCTGGAATAAATGAAGAAGAACC
This window of the Mesoplasma chauliocola genome carries:
- a CDS encoding HAD-IIB family hydrolase; the encoded protein is MKWWISDFDGTLTKINSELIEQRELNFIKEWCRKNKFLIATGRDKEYVCKLKEKYDFNYEYMIVNNGATLYKNEKLIFNIEIDMNKRTKIIEALKRIKGNFGIRLVDDKNSFTYKNFESKLMDSMVMDWWINLNQDFLALEKIILKNKYLNTICLFLENEDVSEPISLFKNIGNLKIMNTEKHLLEIVNSNTSKSKGILYLKNKYKIKECNLFVTGNDINDVEMLKDFKNSFVLNTSLPEVLKTGKHIIESVIEIKNYLNVEE